The Kineothrix sp. IPX-CK genomic interval CCGGCAAATATACATGACCTTCTGCCGACGACTGGAGAAGCACATAAAGGACAGCACTCCTTATGCGGTAATCAGAATCCGTGTGTATACCTATCTTGTTTGCAATTTCATCTGCAATTTTAAATCCTACCCCCGAAATATCTTCCGCCAGCTTATATGGATTTTCCCTGAGTACACCGTAAACGCTCATTCCATAGGTATTATATATCTTCATAGCAAGTGCGCCTGAAATTCCATACTTTTGCAGAAATACCATAGCCTCTCGCATATCCTTTTTTTCTTCCATCTGAACTGCGATTTCCCGCGCTTTTCTCTCGCTGATACCCTTAATTTCTGCCAGAAGCTCCGGCTCCTCTTCGATGATCCGAAAGGTATCCTCACCAAACATTTTTACGATTCGGGCCGCCAATGCTTCGCCGATTCCTTTGATTGCACCGGAGCCAAGGTATCTCTCCATGCTGATGACATCATCCGGGGCCGCGATCTGATAACTTTCTACTTTGAGCTGTCTGCCGTAGACGGGATGCTCTACATAGTTCCCATCAATCTGAAGAGTCTCGCCCTGGTCTATGGTTCTGAACATGCCTACGCAGATAATTTCCTCCTGCCCGCTCACCATATTCATGACCGTGTAGCCATTTTCGTTGTTCCGGTATATGATATGTTCAACATACCCTTTTACATTTTCCATATATCCAATCTCTCTCCTTTGACACGAAAAAGCATTCGATTGTTGTCTAAATATAGGACAAAAAACACAAAAAGGCTGCTTAAATAAGCAGCCTCATCATTCAATAATCATATAACCTTACAAATCATAATTTCGCTTCATCTGTTCAAAGAGCATCTGTGCAAGACCGAGTCCTTCCTTTTCCGTAGATGTGCTCGCCAATTCCTGCAAAGTGCTATCTTTAAAATAGTCTACCAGTGAATCGTTAGGTGTCGAATCCTCATCCTTAAATACGTCCACTGTTTTCTGCATCTCTTTAAAAATCTGCTCTAAAAAGTAAGACTCGAATTCTTTACATGCCGCCAAAAGCTCTTCATCGGAAGACTGGGAATAATCCTTTGTCTTAATATGAGTATCCAGCTTACTGGAGGCCTGAGAGGATAAATAACTCGTATATGCAGAAGAAATACCGCTTCCAATATCCATTATATAGTACTCCTTTCATCCTCTTAGCGCTTCAAGTTGTTCGCCTGCTGAAGCATTTCATCCGAGGTAGTAATCGCTTTGGAATTCATCTCGTAAGCTCTCTGCGCAACGATAAGGTTTACCATCTCATCCGCCACCTTGACATTAGAGCCTTCTAAGTAGCCCTGAATGACCTTGCTCATAGTAATACCCGTGCTGGTCGCTTCGTTAATCGCGGCCCCGCTGGCACCGGTAACAGCCCAGAGGGAATCTCCTTGTCTTTCCAAGCCTTCGGGATTGCGGAACTGAAAGGTTCCAATCTTAATGCCCAATGATTGTGCGTTGTTATTTATATCAGGATACATAAGCGTTCCATCAGAAGAAATCGTAATCAAGTTCGTCATGAATGAGCTCGCCAGCGCTATGGTTCTGCCTTGTGAATCCAGAACCGGATTTCCATCCGTAGTTGTCAGCATGATTCCGCCGCTGGAAGATAATCCCCATGTAAAATCCCCGTTTCTTGTATAATTAATCTCATCATTTCCATTTCTGACTGCAAAAAATCCGTCGCCTTCAATGGCAAACGAGGTTCCGCTTTCGGAAGCGATAAGACTTCCCTGCGTAAATATCTGATTGATAGAAGAATTACGCACGCCCAAACCTACCTGCGAAGTAACCGGCTTAGGATCTCCGTCTGCCGTAGTCGTCTTCGTCTGCAAGGTTTGATATAATAAACTTTTAAACTGAGATACCTGCGCCTTGTAACCCACCGTATTTACGTTAGCAAGGTTGTTCGCAATCGTATCTACGTTTGTCTGTTGTGCATTCATTCCGGTTGCCGCTGACCATAAACTTCTAACCATTCTTCACCCTCCTACAGCTTTCCGAGCTGATTTACAGCAATTTCCAAGCTGCTGTCGTAAGTCTGAATCACCTTCTGATTCGTTTCATAAGCTCTCGATACATTTATCATATTCGTCATCTCTGTTACCACTGAAATATTGGAGGATTCCAGATAGCCCTGATTCACCTTCGCCGTAGCGTCCTGAAATCTGTAGCCGTCTACCGTCTGGAAATAATTATCTCCAAACTTCTCCAAATAATCATAATCAACAAAGTCACGTATCCTTAAAGTTGCCACAGGAGAATTATCATCTCCCTGCATGATATTGCCCGAAGTATCTACTCTGAAATCGAGAAGAGGATCCAGCTTGATTCGTCCGCCCGTCATGCCCAGGACATAATCGCCGTCATGAGTTACCAGATAGCCTTGTGAATCCATAGCAAAGCTTCCGTCACGAGTATATTTTGTCGAGATATCGCCTTCCTTATCGGTATACTGCACCGTGAAGAATCCTTCTCCCGACAACGCCAGATCGAATGCGTTTTCCGTTCCCTTCACCGGTCCCTGCGAATAATCCGTATAGCCCTCTCCTATCTTAACCCCCAGATTATTTACGCCCAATCCCTTTGCCGTCCCGCGCCCCTCGGACATATCTTTGATCTTGTAAGCGAGCACATCGTCAAAGGCTTGACTGGTGGCTCCTTCTTTCTTATATCCGTTGGTATTCGCATTTGCCAGGTTATTGGTAAGGACGTCCATCCTGTGTTGCTCATTTACCATTCCCGTATAGGCAGTGTATAAACCCTTAACCATATGACTACTCCTTTTACCCTCAGTATATTATTTATTCCCTTTTCCCTTTTATCAACCTATCGAATAATAGATTGCTATCGGATGACAGGTTACCATCACCCAATGAATTAGTCCTCTTTATATCCTGCTAAAAATTCCACATATTTACCGGTTCCGATTGCAACGGCTGTCATAGGATCCTCTGCCGTCATCGTGTTGATTCCCGTCTTAGAGGCTATTAAATCCTCCAATCCGCGAAGCAGGCTTCCACCTCCGGTAAGAACAATGCCTCTGTCCGCGATATCCGCTGCCAATTCCGGCGGCGTCTTCTCCAGCACACTGTGTATCGTCTCCACGATCTGTGCCGTCGTCTCGCGAAGTGCCTCCTCCGTCTCCTCAGAAGAAACCTTTACCGTTCTAGGCAATCCGGTTACGAGGTTACGGCCTCTGACATCCATATAATCCACCTCGGAACGCTTATAAGCAGAACCGATTTTTATCTTCAAATCCTCCGCCGTCCGTTCACCAATCAGCAGATTATGTTTCTTTCTCATATAACGAACGATAGCTTCGTCGAAATCATCTCCTGCTATCTTAATGGAGGCGCTTACTACAGTACCTCCCAAAGAAATAACGGCAATGTCTGAGGTTCCTCCTCCGATATCGACGATCATATTTCCACAAGGCTTGGAAATATCAATTCCCGCCCCAATCGCTGCAGCAATCGGCTCTTCAATAATGGAAACCTCTCTGGCTCCCGCCTGATAAGTCGCATCCTCTACCGCCTTCTTCTCTACCTCGGTCACTCCGCTCGGCACGCACACCGCAATACGGGGCTTACGAAACGTTTTTTTGCCTAGCGCTTTCTGGATAAAATACTTCATCATCTTCTCTGTCACTCTGTAATCCGAGATAACGCCTTGTCTAAGCGGCCTTACTGCTACAATATTTCCGGGGGTCCTGCCGAGCATCAGTCTCGCATCTTCGCCAATCGCCCTTATTTTGTCGGTATCCCTGTCAAAGGCTACCACGGAGGGTTCCTTAAGCACTACGCCCTTCCCTCTGATATATACTAAAATGCTCGCTGTTCCCAAATCAATTCCTATGTCTGTATACTGCATATGTTAAACCCCTTTCTTAGTGTCCTATCTCATGCAAAATCTATCTTCATATTTTCCAAAATATCTTTAAGCCAAACGCACACAGCTATTATACCTTAAAGATTCGGTTTTTCAAAGGGGTTTCACAAAATTTTATAAAAAAATCAGACACAGCAAATGAAAGCGGTTCCTTCCGCCTCACTTGCCGCCTCCATGCTTTTTCCTATTTCTTATGTTATCGGCTGATTTTACCGATTACTTGAGGGATTTTTTATCTTTTTTATATCGTTCCAGCATTTTTTTGATGTAAAATCCGGTATAGGATCTGGGATTTTTTGCCACTTCCTCCGGCGTTCCTTCTGCAATAACAGTTCCTCCCTTGTCTCCGCCCTCCGGTCCGATGTCGATGATGTAGTCCGCCGTTTTTATGACATCCAGATTATGCTCGATGACAACCACCGTGTTTCCGCCGTCGGCCAGCTTGTGCAATATCTCCGTCAGCTTGTGGACATCCGCGAAGTGAAGTCCCGTAGTCGGTTCATCCAATATATAAATCGTCTTTCCTGTACTTCTTTTGCTAAGCTCCGTCGCCAGCTTAATCCTCTGTGCCTCGCCTCCTGATAGGGTGGTGGAGGGCTGCCCCAGCTTCACATAGGACAGACCTACGTCGTTTAAGGTTTCTATCTTCCTTCTAATGGAAGGCACATTTTCAAAGAATCCTACGGCTTCCTCCACTGTCATATCCAGCACATCGTAAATGCTCTTTCCCTTGTACCTCACATCGAGAGTTTCCCTGTTATAACGTTTCCCGCCGCACACCTCACAGGGAACATAAACATCCGGTAAAAAGTGCATCTCGATCTTAATAATCCCATCTCCGCTGCAGGCTTCACATCTTCCGCCCTTTACATTGAAACTGAAACGGCCTTTTTTATATCCCTTCGCTTTCGCATCGGCAGTCGTCGCGAATAAATCGCGAATCTGATCGAATACTCCCGTATACGTGGCCGGATTGGACCGCGGCGTCCTTCCGATTGGAGACTGGTCTATATCGATGACCTTATCCAGCTGTTCGATTCCGTCGATACCCGCATGCTTTCCCGGAATAGCCCGTGCACGGTTCAAATCCCTGGCCAGATGCTTATAGAGAATTTCATTAACAAGGGAACTTTTGCCGGAACCGGACACTCCAGTCACACAGGTCATAACTCCGAGGGGAAATTTTACATCCATCCCCTTCAAATTATTTTCCTGAACTTTGCGTACGGTTAGCTGTCCGGAAGGAACACGACGCTTCTCCGGTATCGGTATCTGTAACTTGCCGCTCAAATACTGTCCGGTTATGGAATCCGGAGTGTTCATAATCTCCTCTGCAGTTCCCTGCGCGATCACCTCACCGCCATGGGAACCGGCTCCCGGTCCGATATCCACAATATAATCTGCCGCCAGCATCGTATCCTCATCGTGCTCAACCACCAGCAAAGTGTTTCCCATATCTTTCAGATTACGCAGCGTATTCAAAAGCTTATCGTTATCCCTTTGATGCAGGCCGATGCTGGGCTCATCCAATATATAGCATACTCCCACCAGTCCGGAGCCAATCTGAGTCGCAAGACGGATTCTCTGTGCCTCGCCGCCGGAAAGAGTTCCCGTAGCTCTGGACAGAGACAGATAATCCAGCCCTACATCGATTAAAAAGCCGACTCTGGCGTTAATCTCCTTCAAAACCTGCTTGCCAATCATTTGCTGTTGTTTGGTAAGCTCCATTTCACTTAGGAATTTATGAAGCTTCCTTATGGAAAAAGAAGTAATCTCATATATATTCTTATCATTGACGGTAACAGCCAAAGCCTCCTCCTTCAACCTCATCCCCTTACATTTCTTACACGGAATGATGTTCATGAAGGTTTCGTACTCCTGTTTGGAGCTCTCGGAACCCGTTTCCCGGTAACGCCGTTCCACATTTCTAACCAGTCCTTCAAAAGCCACCGGATATACTCCCTGCCCTCTCTGTCCCTTATAATACACCTTAACCTCTTTGCCGCCGGTACCATGAATCAATATCTGTTTCACCTTATCGGGATATTCTTCAAAGGGAGTGTCCAAATCGAAATCATACTCTCTGCCAAGTGCCTGAAGAATCGCATTGCTGAAACTGCCCGGATCGTTGCAGGACTGCCAGCCCATTACCGCGATCGCACCCTGATTGATACTTAGCCGCTTATCTGGGATCATCAAATCCACATCGAATTCCATCTTGTATCCCAGTCCAAAGCATTCCGGACAAGCCCCGAAGGGATTGTTAAAGGAAAAGCTTCTAGGCTCTATCTCGCTGACACTCACGCCACAGTCCGGGCAGGAAAAGCTCTGACTGAAGGTCAGCATTTCTCCCTCCAGTACATCCACAAATAGAAGCCCCTCCGCCAGCTCCAATACGTTTTCAATAGAATCCGTTAATCTTCTTTCAATTCCAGGCTTTACTACCAGTCTGTCTACTATCACTTCAATATTATGCTTTATATTTTTATCCAGCTTAATTTCTTCCGACAGCTCGTACATATTACCGTCTACACGAACGCGGACGTATCCGCTCCTCTTCGCCCGCTCGAATACCTTGGTATGCTCGCCTTTACGGCCCCTTACTACCGGAGCCAGCAATTGAATTCTCGTTCCCTCCGGCAGTCCCATAATCTGGTCTGTCATTTGATCCACAGTCTGTTTTTTAATCTCTTTTCCGCAGGAAGGACAGTGGGGAATACCAATCCTCGCATACAAAAGACGGAAATAGTCATAAATCTCCGTTACCGTTCCAACCGTGGAACGGGGATTGCGGTTGGTAGATTTCTGATCGATAGAAATTGCAGGCGACAAGCCTTCTATCTTCTCCACATTAGGCTTCTCCATCTGTCCGAGAAACTGTCTCGCATAAGATGATAAAGACTCCATATAACGCCTCTGCCCCTCCGCATAAATCGTGTCGAACGCCAGAGAAGACTTTCCTGAGCCGGACAGACCGGTCAATACCACCAATTCATTCCTCGGAATATCCACATCGATATTTTTCAGGTTATGTTCGTTCGCCCCCCGTATTTTAATATACTCTCTTCGGGGAAGCATTTTCTTGCTTTCTTTTTCGATACCGCTTTCCATAATAGCCTCCATATTGTGTTACTGTTCACTCCGTTCTCAGTAACCATATCCTTTCCTTCGTTTTCCATGACTTTTCAAATGTCATTCTTCTATCGATGCAAGCTGCTTTTTCAGCTCTACCATCTTGTCACGCAGCTCTGCTGCAGCCTCGAAGTTCAAGTCCGCCGCCGCCTGCTTCATCTTCTTCTGAACATCTCCTATCAGCTTCTCCAGTTCCTGACGGTCCATAGATTCCGGATCCTTCTCGAAACGCAATTCTTCCTTTTCTATTACCTTGGATATGCTGATCAAATCCCTTACCGCCTTCTTGATCGTCTGAGGAGTTATTCCGTGCTCATCATTGTATTTCTTCTGTATTGCACGCCGGCGCTCCGTCTCCGAAAGCGCTGCACGCATAGAGTCCGTAATTTTATCCGCATACATGATTACATGACCTTCAGCATTTCGCGCTGCACGCCCTATCGTCTGTATCAGCGATGTCTCAGAGCGCAGAAATCCCTCCTTATCCGCATCCAGTATGGCCACCAGCGAAATCTCAGGGATATCCAAGCCCTCCCTCAGCAGGTTGATGCCCACCAGTACATCGAAAACATCCAAACGCATATCGCGGATAATCTCTGCGCGTTCCAGAGTATCGATATCGGAATGGAGATATTTCACGCGGATGCCCACTTCCTTCATGTAATCCGTCAAATCTTCCGCCATACGCTTAGTGAGCGTAGTGACTAACACTTTGTGCTTCTTCTCCACCTCTTTGTTCACTTCGGAAACAAGGTCGTCGATCTGTCCTTCCACCGGACGCACGTCCACCTCGGGGTCCAGCAGTCCCGTAGGCCGGATAATCTGCTCCGAACGCAGCAGTTCATGGTCACTCTCGTAATTAGAAGGGGTTGCAGAAACAAACAAAAGCTGGTCGATATGACTCTCAAATTCTTCAAAATTGAGCGGACGGTTGTCCAGTGCAGAGGGCAGGCGAAACCCGTAATCCACCAAGGTATTCTTTCTGGAACGGTCGCCGGCAAACATTCCCCGTATCTGAGGAACCGTCATGTGAGATTCGTCTATAATGATCAGATAATCATCCTTAAAATAGTCCATAAGCGTAAGTGGTGTAGCACCCGGATCCATTCCGTTCAAATGTCTGGAATAGTTCTCGATGCCGGAACAAAAGCCCGTCTCTCTGAGCATTTCGATATCGAAGTTGGTGCGCTCCGAAATCCTCTGGGCCTCTAACAGCTTGTCCTCGCTCTTGAAGTAACGAACTCTTTCCTCCAGCTCCGCTTCGATATTCTTGCAGGCTGCTCCTATCTTTTCCTGAGATACCACATAATGAGACGCCGGGAAAATGGCCACATGCTCCAAAGCCGCATGTACCTGTCCGGTAAGCGGGTCCGTCTCCGCGATACGTTCGATTTCATCACCGAAAAACTCCACCCGAATCAGGTAATCACCACCCTGCGCCGGATAAATCTCCACACTGTCACCCCGCACGCGAAAGCATCCTCTGTCCACATCCATATCGTTCCTGTCGTACTGTATGTCGATTAATTCTCTGATGACCCGGTCTCTGTCCTTTATCATTCCAGGCCTGAGCGATACGATCATCTCCTGATAATCGTCAGGGCTTCCCAAACCATAAATACAGGAAACGCTGGCCACCACCACTACATCCCTTCGTTCCGTCAAAGAAGCTGTCGCCGAAAGGCGCAGCTTATCGATCTCATCGTTTATAGAGGAATCCTTCGCTATATACGTATCGGAAGAGGGGACATAAGCCTCCGGCTGATAATAATCGTAATAAGAGACAAAATATTCCACCGCATTGTCC includes:
- a CDS encoding flagellar hook-basal body protein, which codes for MVKGLYTAYTGMVNEQHRMDVLTNNLANANTNGYKKEGATSQAFDDVLAYKIKDMSEGRGTAKGLGVNNLGVKIGEGYTDYSQGPVKGTENAFDLALSGEGFFTVQYTDKEGDISTKYTRDGSFAMDSQGYLVTHDGDYVLGMTGGRIKLDPLLDFRVDTSGNIMQGDDNSPVATLRIRDFVDYDYLEKFGDNYFQTVDGYRFQDATAKVNQGYLESSNISVVTEMTNMINVSRAYETNQKVIQTYDSSLEIAVNQLGKL
- a CDS encoding rod shape-determining protein, producing MQYTDIGIDLGTASILVYIRGKGVVLKEPSVVAFDRDTDKIRAIGEDARLMLGRTPGNIVAVRPLRQGVISDYRVTEKMMKYFIQKALGKKTFRKPRIAVCVPSGVTEVEKKAVEDATYQAGAREVSIIEEPIAAAIGAGIDISKPCGNMIVDIGGGTSDIAVISLGGTVVSASIKIAGDDFDEAIVRYMRKKHNLLIGERTAEDLKIKIGSAYKRSEVDYMDVRGRNLVTGLPRTVKVSSEETEEALRETTAQIVETIHSVLEKTPPELAADIADRGIVLTGGGSLLRGLEDLIASKTGINTMTAEDPMTAVAIGTGKYVEFLAGYKED
- the uvrA gene encoding excinuclease ABC subunit UvrA, which produces MESGIEKESKKMLPRREYIKIRGANEHNLKNIDVDIPRNELVVLTGLSGSGKSSLAFDTIYAEGQRRYMESLSSYARQFLGQMEKPNVEKIEGLSPAISIDQKSTNRNPRSTVGTVTEIYDYFRLLYARIGIPHCPSCGKEIKKQTVDQMTDQIMGLPEGTRIQLLAPVVRGRKGEHTKVFERAKRSGYVRVRVDGNMYELSEEIKLDKNIKHNIEVIVDRLVVKPGIERRLTDSIENVLELAEGLLFVDVLEGEMLTFSQSFSCPDCGVSVSEIEPRSFSFNNPFGACPECFGLGYKMEFDVDLMIPDKRLSINQGAIAVMGWQSCNDPGSFSNAILQALGREYDFDLDTPFEEYPDKVKQILIHGTGGKEVKVYYKGQRGQGVYPVAFEGLVRNVERRYRETGSESSKQEYETFMNIIPCKKCKGMRLKEEALAVTVNDKNIYEITSFSIRKLHKFLSEMELTKQQQMIGKQVLKEINARVGFLIDVGLDYLSLSRATGTLSGGEAQRIRLATQIGSGLVGVCYILDEPSIGLHQRDNDKLLNTLRNLKDMGNTLLVVEHDEDTMLAADYIVDIGPGAGSHGGEVIAQGTAEEIMNTPDSITGQYLSGKLQIPIPEKRRVPSGQLTVRKVQENNLKGMDVKFPLGVMTCVTGVSGSGKSSLVNEILYKHLARDLNRARAIPGKHAGIDGIEQLDKVIDIDQSPIGRTPRSNPATYTGVFDQIRDLFATTADAKAKGYKKGRFSFNVKGGRCEACSGDGIIKIEMHFLPDVYVPCEVCGGKRYNRETLDVRYKGKSIYDVLDMTVEEAVGFFENVPSIRRKIETLNDVGLSYVKLGQPSTTLSGGEAQRIKLATELSKRSTGKTIYILDEPTTGLHFADVHKLTEILHKLADGGNTVVVIEHNLDVIKTADYIIDIGPEGGDKGGTVIAEGTPEEVAKNPRSYTGFYIKKMLERYKKDKKSLK
- a CDS encoding flagellar hook-basal body protein; amino-acid sequence: MVRSLWSAATGMNAQQTNVDTIANNLANVNTVGYKAQVSQFKSLLYQTLQTKTTTADGDPKPVTSQVGLGVRNSSINQIFTQGSLIASESGTSFAIEGDGFFAVRNGNDEINYTRNGDFTWGLSSSGGIMLTTTDGNPVLDSQGRTIALASSFMTNLITISSDGTLMYPDINNNAQSLGIKIGTFQFRNPEGLERQGDSLWAVTGASGAAINEATSTGITMSKVIQGYLEGSNVKVADEMVNLIVAQRAYEMNSKAITTSDEMLQQANNLKR
- the uvrB gene encoding excinuclease ABC subunit UvrB gives rise to the protein MDHFHLVSEYAPTGDQPQAIAELVEGFKNGNQFQTLLGVTGSGKTFTMANIITALNKPTLIIAHNKTLAGQLYGEFREFFPDNAVEYFVSYYDYYQPEAYVPSSDTYIAKDSSINDEIDKLRLSATASLTERRDVVVVASVSCIYGLGSPDDYQEMIVSLRPGMIKDRDRVIRELIDIQYDRNDMDVDRGCFRVRGDSVEIYPAQGGDYLIRVEFFGDEIERIAETDPLTGQVHAALEHVAIFPASHYVVSQEKIGAACKNIEAELEERVRYFKSEDKLLEAQRISERTNFDIEMLRETGFCSGIENYSRHLNGMDPGATPLTLMDYFKDDYLIIIDESHMTVPQIRGMFAGDRSRKNTLVDYGFRLPSALDNRPLNFEEFESHIDQLLFVSATPSNYESDHELLRSEQIIRPTGLLDPEVDVRPVEGQIDDLVSEVNKEVEKKHKVLVTTLTKRMAEDLTDYMKEVGIRVKYLHSDIDTLERAEIIRDMRLDVFDVLVGINLLREGLDIPEISLVAILDADKEGFLRSETSLIQTIGRAARNAEGHVIMYADKITDSMRAALSETERRRAIQKKYNDEHGITPQTIKKAVRDLISISKVIEKEELRFEKDPESMDRQELEKLIGDVQKKMKQAAADLNFEAAAELRDKMVELKKQLASIEE
- a CDS encoding rod-binding protein gives rise to the protein MDIGSGISSAYTSYLSSQASSKLDTHIKTKDYSQSSDEELLAACKEFESYFLEQIFKEMQKTVDVFKDEDSTPNDSLVDYFKDSTLQELASTSTEKEGLGLAQMLFEQMKRNYDL